The following coding sequences lie in one Opisthocomus hoazin isolate bOpiHoa1 chromosome 7, bOpiHoa1.hap1, whole genome shotgun sequence genomic window:
- the PTGER2 gene encoding prostaglandin E2 receptor EP2 subtype, whose translation MNGTEPAGCGRGGALPAGARPSVSALMFSAGLLGNLLALGLLLRCRRGPRARPPSLFHVLVLALVVTDLLGTCSISPFVLASYHRNCTLTALAHGGHICLYFGFAMSFFGLATMLILFAMALERCLALGQPYFYERFLSPRAGLVALPAVYTFSAAFCSMPLVGFGRYVQYWPGTWCFIQMHLEHPRRDGSGEASGLDVTFSLLYATLLLFLILAVLLCNLSVIANLVRMHRRGQKTRRMATLEQPRVAGGGGSRRMFSMAEEVDHLLLLSIMTITFVICSLPFTIRAYVNKFSQQKDKGDWDLLALRFLSINSIIDPWVFAILRPPVLRFMRSALCCQVTPASQDRRTPSPAKTKPAARLDSCGQ comes from the exons ATGAACGGGACGGAGCCGGCGGggtgcgggcgcggcggggctctGCCGGCCGGGGCCCGGCCGTCGGTCAGCGCCCTGATGTTCTCCGCCGGgctcctgggcaacctcctggccctggggctgctgctgcgctgccGCCGCggtccccgcgcccgcccgccttCGCTCTTCCACGTCCTGGTGCTGGCCCTGGTGGTCACCGACCTGCTGGGCACCTGCTCCATCAGCCCCTTCGTCCTGGCCTCCTACCACCGCAACTGCACCCTGACCGCCCTGGCCCACGGAGGGCACATCTGCCTCTACTTCGGCTTCGCCATGAGCTTCTTCGGCCTCGCCACCATGCTCATCCTCTTCGCCATGGCGCTGGAGCGGTGCCTGGCCCTGGGGCAGCCTTACTTCTACGAGCGTTTTCTCAGCCCCCGCGCCGGCTTGGTCGCCCTGCCCGCCGTCTACACCTTCTCGGCGGCCTTCTGCTCCATGCCGCTGGTGGGCTTCGGGCGGTACGTGCAGTACTGGCCCGGGACCTGGTGCTTCATCCAGATGCACCTGGAGCACCCCCGGCGCGACGGCAGCGGGGAGGCGTCCGGGTTGGATGTCACCTTCTCGCTTCTCTACGCcaccctgctcctcttcctcatcctggctgtgctgctctgcaacCTCAGCGTCATCGCCAACCTGGTCCGCATGCACAGACGCGGGCAGAAGACCCGCCGGATGGCCACCCTCGAGCAGCCCCGGgtggccggcggcggcggcagccggcGCATGTTCTCCATGGCCGAGGAGGTCgaccatctcctcctcctctccatcatGACCATCACCTTCGTCATCTGCTCCCTGCCATTCACG ATCCGTGCCTACGTGAACAAGTTCAGCCAGCAAAAGGACAAGGGAGACTGGGACCTCCTAGCCCTGAGGTTTCTCTCCATCAACTCCATCATCGACCCTTGGGTCTTCGCCATCCTCAGGCCGCCGGTCCTGCGGTTCATGCGCTCGGCGCTGTGCTGCCAGGTCACCCCCGCCAGCCAGGACAGACGGACTCCGTCCCCCGCCAAGACAAAACCGGCAGCACGGCTGGACTCCTGTGGGCAGTAG
- the PTGDR gene encoding prostaglandin D2 receptor — translation MEAGGYRCRGNRYIESGQSAVPSSVLFGAGLLGNVLALLLLGQHRRRSRSPGGRSPRVSAFYVLVSGLAVTDLLGKCLISPIVLAAYAYNRSLSELGPGGRAEGEPGVLCQLFAFLMAFFGLAPTVLLLAMALECWLSLGHPYFYRRHLTRRLGATLGPAAAGLCALFCALPLFGFGATMQYCPGTWCFIRMAGGGPSQLGFPVLYASLMGLLVLAIGACNVSSMRHLYGMARRQPRRGTPAATAAVADAAPRMEELDHLVLLGLMTVLFTVCSLPLIIRAYMGAFAADFDEDADLSALRFLSVNSIVDPWVFIIFRTSVFRTFVRRVCRTLNSRKATLKGPGPGDDGQFCPLGWRRTDAPQLGFP, via the exons ATGGAGGCGGGGGGTTACCGGTGCCGCGGCAACCGGTACATCGAGAGCGGGCAGTCGGCGGTGCCCAGCTCGGTGCTGTTCGGCGCCGGGTTGTTGGGCAACGTcttggctttgctgctgctggggcagcaTCGCCGGAGGTCCCGGTCCCCCGGGGGTCGTTCGCCGAGGGTCTCCGCTTTCTACGTGCTGGTGAGCGGGCTGGCGGTCACCGATCTGCTGGGCAAGTGCCTGATCAGCCCCATCGTGCTGGCCGCCTACGCCTACAACCGCAGCCTGAGCGAGCTGGGACCCGGCGGGCGAGCCGAGGGCGAGCCGGGCGTCCTCTGCCAGCTCTTCGCCTTCCTCATGGCCTTCTTCGGGCTGGCCCCCaccgtgctgctgctggccatggcgTTGGAGTGTTGGCTCTCCTTGGGGCATCCCTACTTCTACCGGCGGCATCTCACCCGGCGGCTGGGCGCCACGTTGGGGCCGGCGGCGGCTGGGCTCTGCGCCCTGTTCTGCGCCCTGCCGCTCTTCGGCTTCGGGGCCACGATGCAGTACTGCCCCGGCACGTGGTGCTTCATCCGCATGGCCGGCGGCGGGCCGAGCCAGCTGGGCTTCCCGGTCCTCTACGCCAGCCTGATGGGTCTCTTGGTGTTGGCCATCGGCGCGTGCAACGTGAGCAGCATGCGGCACCTCTACGGCATGGCGCGGCGCCAGCCTCGCCGCGGGacccccgccgccaccgccgccgtcGCCGACGCGGCCCCGCGCATGGAGGAGCTCGACCACCTCGTCCTGCTGGGGCTCATGACCGTCCTCTTCACCGTCTGCTCCCTGCCGCTCATT ATCCGGGCATACATGGGGGCCTTCGCCGCCGATTTCGACGAGGACGCTGACCTCAGCGCCCTGCGGTTCCTCTCCGTGAACTCCATCGTCGACCCCTGGGTCTTCATCATCTTCCGCACCTCCGTCTTCCGCACGTTCGTCCGCAGGGTTTGCCGGACGCTGAATTCCCGCAAAGCCACCCTGAAAGGGCCAGGCCCGGGGGACGATGGCCAGTTCTGTCCCTTGGGCTGGCGCAGGACAGACGCCCCGCAGCTCGGCTTCCCCTGA